Genomic segment of Ewingella sp. CoE-038-23:
TACCGTACAGCGCAACGCGACGGTAGTCACCGATGATACGGCCACGGCCGTAGGCATCTGGCAGACCGGTCAGAACACCGGATTTACGGCAGTTCAGGATGTCTTTAGTGTAAACATCGAAAACGCCTTGGTTGTGGGTTTTGCGGTATTCGGTGAAGACTTTTTTCAGCGCTGGATCCAGTTCACGGCCATAAACTTTACATGAACCTTCAACCATCTTAATGCCGCCGAATGGGATCAGGGCACGTTTCAGAGGAGCGTCAGTCTGCAGACCGACGATGGTCTCGAGAGATTTGTTGATGTAGCCCGCATCGTGAGAGGTGATAGTTGCCGCGACATCGGTATCAAAATCAACTGGAGCGTGGGTGCTGTTCTCCAGTTTGATGCCTTCCATCACTTTTTCCCACAGGGTAGAAGTCGCTTCAGTTGCGCCAGCTAAGAAAGACTCATCACCTTCATATGGGGTGTAGTTTTTCTGAATGAAGTCACGGACGTTAACTTCATTCTGCCATTCGCCAGCACTAAAACCTTGCCATGCGTTGGTCAATTTTTCATTGAGCTTGGACATTATGCACCTACCTTCTAATTTGGCTTTCTTTATAAATCGGTTTGTAAACTTGTTGTGACCAGCAATTCACAGAACTTAGTGTTTTTGCTCATCACGGAGATAAATTACCCAGTACGTCAATCCGACCATTAAACCGCCACCAATGATGTTGCCGATGGTGACTGGGATCAGGTTGTCGATGATAAAGTTACTGATATTCAACTCTGCAAACTGTGCAGGTGTGGTACCAATCGCCTGCCAGAACTCAGGGGAAGCGAAGTTTTTAATCACGATACCGAGAGGGATCATAAACATGTTGGCGATGCTGTGTTCGAAGCCGCTGGCAACGAACATGCCGACAGGGAGGATCATGGCGAACATTTTGTCCATCAGGCTGCGGCCTGAGTAACTCATCCACACCGCCAGACAGACCATCAGGTTAGCCAAAATGCCGAGGCATACGGCTTCGATGAATGTGTGATGCATTTTATGGTCGGCGGTTTGTAGGACATTAAGCCCCCACAGGCCGTTATCAACCATATATTCACCCGAGAACCAGATGAGGGCGACAAAGAACAACGCGCCAATCAAGTTACCAATATAGACATTGACCCAGTTACACGCCAATTGGCCCCATGTGATTCGGCCGCTGGCCTTGGCTATCACAATCAGTACCGTAGAAGTGAAAAGGTCAGCTCCGCACACCACGACCAACATCAGGCCGAGAGAGAAGCAGATACCGCCGACTAATTTAGCCAGACCGAAAGGGACGGCTGCAGTGCCTGTGGTAGAGGTGATATAGAAAACAAATGCAATTGAGATAAAGACACCAGCGGTTATCGCTAAATAGAATGTTTTCAGCGGTTGTTTAGTGGCTTTATAAACACCAGCATCTTCGGCGACTTTCGCTGTAGCTGCGGGTAACAATAAATTGAAGGGGTTGTCAGCTTTCACAGTAACTCTCTCTGTAAGGGTTATCTACTGCACAACGAGATACTAGCAAAGCAGTATAACGTAAAAATTGACTTGGATCATAAGGGGGGGTTATATCCGAGCTGGGAGCTTATACCAAAGGAGTAAATTATGCCTTATCTTTTTGAAAAATAAAGAATAAAAACATTTTAAATCTTACAAAAAAAGTTGAATTGCCTTTTTGATGGTGAGAAAGAAATGTTAAAGTTTGAGGGGCAATGTAATGAAATCATTTCTTATTGTGCATATTATCTGCGATATTTTTTAATGGTTAGCAGAAGTGAAATAAAAAATAAGCGGGGAAATTAAAAATAGTTAAGACATAAAATTAAGCAGCAAATTGAATGAGTAGTCAAATAATCATATCGATGGTTTTTAATGCAAAAAAAACGGTTCCAGATTTTTGGTATTTAGGATTAAAAAACCGGCAGACAGGGCTACCGGTTTGGATTTGCTCAAGAAAGAGTGAAGCGAATTACTTCTTCAGCCAGTAACGGCGTTTAGCCGCCTGCAGCTTCTCATAGGCCGCTAGCAGTCCTTGATGGGACGGCAGGGCTTTCAGGTCAGCATCTACGGCAAACAGCCCATAGAAACGCTCTTCACCGCTGATGGCAGCCGAGGCGTGATCGACAGCATCCTGACCGTACATTTTGACGAAGGCGCCATAATACTGGGCCGGGTCGCGATCTTCTTCTAATGAGAGTTGCAGCAGGGTTTGCAAGCAACGGTAATAGTTGTTGCGCTCATCGCTGTAAACGGATGAGTTAAACTCGTGCGCCCACTCGGCCCAGGTCAGTGCCTGATCCAAGTCGCCGCCGGCCAAGGCCAGCATGGATTTCAGCTCGCCTACGCGCAGGGTGTACCAGCCGTTATCTTTGCCGCTGGCAATGCCCAGCAACTCGCGAACGCGGGTGAAGTCGTCCAGACCTTCGTCGTCCATCTGGGTGATCATTTCCAGATAGGTTTCCTGTGAGAAATCACTGTCTGGCAGAGCCAACAGCTGCTCGCGCAGGTGAGCGCCCATGCTGTTGTTGGCTAACAGCAAGTCTTCCGCCGGGTAGATGTCTGACATGCCAGGCACGATGATGCGGCACGCGTAAACGTCTAAGTGCTCGTAATCAGCGATATACACTTCAGCATCTTCTTTATCGAAGATTGCCATCAGCGTGGCGAACTCTTCTTCGGTGGTGCCGCTGAAGCTCCAGTCTGCAAACGGATAGTCCGCATCTTGCTTGAACATGTCCCATGAGATCAGGCCGCTTGAATCGATGAAGTGAGTTTCCAAGTTGGCGTGTTCAGCCACTTCTTCATCATCAAAGGTGGGTGCAGTAAACACATCCAGATCTTTCAAGCTACGACCTTGCAGCAGCTCGGTCACGGTACGTTCCAGCGCCACGCCAAAGTCCGGGTGCGCGCCGAAAGAGGCGAAACAGGTACCATTGGATGGGTTGAACAGCACTACGCAGATAACCGGATAGTTGCCGCCCAGAGAGGCGTCATAAGAAAGAATGGGGAAACCTTCTTCTTCCAGCTTGGCAATGGCTTCCACCACGCCCGGATAGCGCGCCAGCACGTCAGCAGGGATTTCCGGCAGACTGATTGACTCAGCGATAATGCGGTTTTTAACGTAACGCTCGAAAACTTCGGACAGCCCCTGAACGCGCGCTTCGTTAGCGGTGTTACCCGCAGACATGCCGTTGGAAACATATAAGTTGCCGATGATGTTCATCGGGATATAGACGGTTTGCAGGTCAGATTGGCGAGTGAACGGCAGGGCGCAGATCCCGCGCTCCGGGTTGCCGGACTGCAGGTCTACCAAATCGCTGCCGGTAAGCTCTTTATCGGCATCATAAAAATCATGCAGACGCTCATCCAAAATCCCCGCTGGCAGGCTGTTATCTGCTGGGATTGGGAACCATTTCTCGTTTGGATAATGCACGAAATCGCCATTGGCAATCTCTTTACCCAGATAGAAATCGGCGAAGAAATAGTTGGTCGACAGACGCTCGAAATATTCACCTAAGGCAGAAGCCAATGCCGCTTTTTTACTGGCACCTTTACCGTTGGTAAAGCAGAGCGGGCAGTCGCGATCGCGAATATGTACCGACCAAACGTGGGGTACAGGATTCAGCCATGAAGCCTCTTCAATATTGAAACCGAGGTCGGCGAGTTTTTGTTGGAAGCGGGAAATAGAGTCTTCCAGCGCGGCGTCTTTACCAGGAATAAAAGTTTGCGTCATTGAGTTCACTTTTGAGCGTTCTAAAAACGCGCAATGATACGGGGTTTTGGCCTATAGCTCCACGTATTCATACAGCTATTGCGTGCACGGGATAAAGCATCAGCAACATAGTCTTTATTTTTCATTTTTTAACGATTTAAACGCGGTGAATGGGGTGATATTCAAACGACAGCAATGTGATCCTGCTCTCAGGAACAATAAGCGTTGCAGACTGCTTGTATCGAATGATAAAACCGTTAAATTGATTGTATCGATGGTTAGCTCAGTGGAGTGGTGAGGGGAAATGACTCAGGTTTATAATTTCAGTGCAGGTCCGGCAATGATCCCGGCAGAAGTGTTACGTCGTGCGCAACAAGAATTATGTAATTGGCATGGTTTGGGCACGTCTGTGATGGAAATCAGTCACCGTAGTAAAGAGTTTATTCAGGTTGCCGAAGAGTCGGAACGTGATATCCGCGAGCTGATGAATATCCCCTCGAACTACAAAGTCCTGTTCTGCCACGGCGGCGCGCGCGCGCAGTTCGCTGCGATCCCACTGAACTTACTGGGTGATAAAACCACCGCTGACTATATTGACGGCGGCTACTGGGCACATAGCGCGGTCAACGAAGCGCAGAAATACTGCACGCCAAACGTTATCGATGTGACAACCACCGTCGACGGCAAACGCGGCATTTTGCCGATGAGCCAATGGGCGTTGAACAAAGATGCCGCCTACGTTCACTACTGCCCGAATGAAACCATTGATGGCGTCGCGATTGATGAAGTGCCTGACTTTGGCGACAAACTGGTCATTGCTGACTACTCGTCATCTATTTTATCTCGTCCGGTAGACGTGAACCGTTTTGGCGTGATTTATGCCGGCGCGCAGAAAAACATCGGCCCGGCTGGCCTGACACTGGTGATCGTGCGCGAAGATTTGCTGGGCCGTGCTCGCAAAGAATTGCCTTCGATTCTTGATTACACCGTGCTGGCTGAAAATGACTCCATGTTTAACACGCCGCCGACCTTCGCCTGGTATCTGTCTGGCATGGTCTTCAAATGGCTGAAAGAGCAGGGCGGCCTGCGCGAAATGGAGAAGCGTAATCGGGCGAAAGCTGAATTACTCTATGGCACTATCGACCGTTCTGATTTTTATCGTAACGACGTGGCTCAGGCCAACCGTTCGTGGATGAACGTTCCTTTCCAAATGGCGGATGCGTCTCTGGACAAACTGTTCTTAGAGCAGTCGCAGAAAGCGGGCCTGCATGCTCTGAAAGGGCACCGCGTTGTTGGCGGAATGCGCGCATCGATTTATAACGCGATGCCGATTGAAGGTGTTAAAGCATTGACCGATTTTATGGCTGATTTCGAGAAAAGCCACGGTTAATCATCTGTAATAATCGCCGTGCGCAGCATGGCTTGAAAATGACCTCGGCCTGAAATCCGGGGTCATTTTATGAATAAAGAATAATGGAGAAAGCGTGGAATCCCTGACATTACAACCCGTTGCATTGGTTAACGGCACTATCAATTTACCGGGCTCAAAAAGTGTTTCCAACCGTGCACTTTTGCTGGCGGCCTTTGCCCAGGGTACAACCCGCTTAAATAACTTACTCGACAGTGACGATGTGCGTCACATGCTCAACGCGCTGACCAAACTGGGCGTGACTCACCGCCTGTCAGCAGATCGCACGCATTGTGATATTGACGGCTTAGGGGGAGCTTTCCAGCCTTCTGAAGCTTTAGAGCTGTTTTTAGGTAATGCGGGCACCGCGATGCGTCCTCTGGCCGCAGCCCTGTGCCTCGGCGCGCATGACGTGGTGCTGACCGGCGAGCCGCGCATGAAAGAGCGCCCAATTGGCCATCTGGTTGATGCTTTGCGTCAGGGCGGAGCGGAGATTGAGTACCTCGAACAAGAAGATTACCCACCCGTGCGCCTGCGCGGTGGATTCAAAGGCGGCGAAGTTACGGTCGATGGCAGCGTTTCCAGCCAGTTCTTGACCGCGTTGCTGATGACCGCGCCTCTGGCGGCGGCAGATACTACTATTCGCATCAAAGGTGATTTGGTTTCCAAGCCTTACATCGATATCACTCTGAATCTGATGAAGACTTTCGGCGTGACGGTAGAGAACCAGAACTACCAAGAGTTCCGCATCAAAGGCCAGCAGACCTATGTCTCTCCGGGCACCTATTTAGTCGAGGGTGACGCTTCTTCAGCTTCTTACTTCCTGGCCGCGGCAGCCATCAAAGGCGGCACCGTTCGCGTGACCGGCATTGGTAAAAACAGCATGCAGGGCGACATTCGCTTTGCCGACGTGCTGGAGAAAATGGGTGCGAAAATCACCTGGGCTGAAGATTATATTGAATGCTCTCGTGGCTCTCTGACCGGGATTGATATGGATATGAACCATATCCCTGACGCCGCGATGACCATTGCTACCACCGCGCTATTCGCACAAGGCCCGACCACGTTACGCAACATCTACAACTGGCGCGTAAAAGAGACTGACCGTCTGGCAGCGATGGCAACCGAGCTGCGCAAAGTGGGTGCCATAGTGGAAGAAGGTGAGGATTACATTCGCGTTGAGCCGCCGCAGTCTCTGACCTTCGCTGAGATTGGTACCTATAATGATCACCGTATGGCGATGTGCTTCTCGCTGGTGGCGCTGTCGAATACGCCGGTGACCATTCTTGACCCGAAATGCACCGCGAAAACTTTCCCTGACTATTTCGACAGACTAGCTGGCATTAGCACTCTGGCGTAACTCCCAAGCTGTATCTGGGTTTCAGCGATAACGGGCATCAGTCGATGCCCGTTTTTTTATGCAGTAATGAACTATTCTTCTTCAGACATAGTCTGCTTTTTCGCCAACTGGATGATGTGGGGTAACAGTTGACGCAAAGGCAGCGTATAATGCCGCTCCTGAATTAGCCTTATCGGGTTAATGATGAGGGTTTACCCCACCCAAAGGAGACAGAAATGACGGCTTTAGCCCCGGTAATTACCGTTGATGGGCCAAGTGGCGCAGGTAAAGGCACCTTGTGCAAGGCGCTGGCAGAGGCTCTGGAATGGCGTTTGCTGGACTCTGGTGCCATTTATCGCGTTTTAGCACTGGCTGCTTTACATCATCAGGTTGATATTGTCTCTGAAGATGCTTTGGTGCCGCTTGCCGCACATCTTGATGTGCGTTTTGTGGCTCAGGATGGGCAATTAAAAGTGATTTTAGAAGGTGAGGATGTCAGTAATGAAATCCGCACCGAAACGGTAGGAAACACCGCGTCACAGGCTGCCGCTTTCCCTCGGGTTCGCGAAGCGTTATTGCGCCGTCAGCGCGCATTTCGTGAGGCCCCAGGGCTGATTGCCGATGGCCGAGATATGGGCACCGTGGTGTTCCCCGACGCGCCGGTAAAGATATTCTTAGACGCCAGTGCGGAAGAACGTGCAAACAGAAGAATGCTACAGTTGCAGGAAAAAGGCTTTAGTGTTAACTTTGAACGTCTTTTAGCCGAGATAAAGGAACGGGATGACCGTGACCGTAATCGTGCTATAGCGCCTTTGGTCGCTGCTTCTGACGCGCTTTTGCTGGATTCAACCAGCATGTCGATCGACGAAGTTATCCAACGTGCGCTGGCTTATGCCACTGAAATTCTAGGATTGCCGCAAAAACAAACCCGGTGATCGAGCTTGTTAACTGGTGCTGAATAAAGGTTCAGCGCCAGTTTTAGCTATAGTTTTTTTTAACCTCGCCGCAAGGATCTGTAGCGGGGCATTTGAAACAACCCCATCCAGCAGGATGCCAGATGGACGTTAAACTTAAGAACCTAAAGATTATCAACATGACTGAATCTTTTGCTCAACTCTTTGAAGAATCCTTAAAAACAATCGAAACCCGTCCGGGTTCCATCGTTCGTGGCGTTGTTGTGTCTATCGACAAAGACGTAGTACTGGTTGACGCCGGTCTGAAATCTGAGTCCGCTATTCCAGCAGAGCAGTTCAAAAACGCACAGGGCGAACTGGAAATCCAGGTTGGCGACGAAGTTGATGTTGCGCTGGACGCTGTTGAAGACGGCTTCGGTGAAACTCTGCTGTCCCGTGAAAAAGCTAAACGTCATGAAGCATGGCTGATGCTGGAAAAAGCTTACGAAGAAGCTGCAACTGTTACCGGTGTTATCAACGGTAAAGTTAAGGGCGGTTTCACTGTTGAGCTGAACGGTATTCGTGCGTTCCTGCCAGGTTCACTGGTAGACGTTCGTCCGGTACGCGACACGCTGCATCTCGAAGGCAAAGATCTTGAGTTCAAAGTCATCAAACTGGACCAGAAACGCAACAACGTTGTTGTTTCTCGCCGTGCAGTAATTGAGTCTGAGAACAGCGCAGAGCGCGATCAACTGCTGGAAAACCTGCAGGAAGGCATGGAAGTTAAAGGTATCGTTAAGAACCTCACTGACTACGGTGCATTCGTTGATCTGGGCGGCGTTGATGGCCTGTTGCACATCACTGATATGGCTTGGAAACGTGTTAAACACCCAAGCGAAATCGTCAACGTTGGCGACGAAATCACTGTTAAAGTTCTGAAATTTGACCGTGAGCGTACTCGTGTATCCCTTGGCCTGAAACAGCTGGGCGAAGATCCATGGGTTGCTATCGCTAAACGTTACCCAGAAGGTACTAAACTGACTGGTCGCGTTACTAACCTGACTGATTACGGCTGCTTCGTAGAAATCGAAGAAGGCGTTGAAGGTCTGGTTCACGTTTCTGAAATGGACTGGACTAACAAAAACATTCACCCATCTAAAGTTGTTAACGTGGGCGATGTAGTTGAAGTTATGGTTCTGGATATCGACGAAGAACGCCGTCGTATCTCCCTGGGTCTGAAGCAATGTAAAGCTAACCCATGGCAGCAATTCGCAGAAACTCACAACAAAAACGACCGTGTTGAAGGTAAAATCAAGTCAATCACTGACTTCGGTATCTTCATTGGTCTGGACGGCGGCATCGACGGCCTTGTTCACCTGTCTGACATCTCCTGGAACGTTGCAGGCGAAGAAGCAGTACGTGAATACAAAAAAGGCGACGAAATCGCAGCTGTTGTTCTGCAAGTT
This window contains:
- the focA gene encoding formate transporter FocA — encoded protein: MKADNPFNLLLPAATAKVAEDAGVYKATKQPLKTFYLAITAGVFISIAFVFYITSTTGTAAVPFGLAKLVGGICFSLGLMLVVVCGADLFTSTVLIVIAKASGRITWGQLACNWVNVYIGNLIGALFFVALIWFSGEYMVDNGLWGLNVLQTADHKMHHTFIEAVCLGILANLMVCLAVWMSYSGRSLMDKMFAMILPVGMFVASGFEHSIANMFMIPLGIVIKNFASPEFWQAIGTTPAQFAELNISNFIIDNLIPVTIGNIIGGGLMVGLTYWVIYLRDEQKH
- the cmk gene encoding (d)CMP kinase, encoding MTALAPVITVDGPSGAGKGTLCKALAEALEWRLLDSGAIYRVLALAALHHQVDIVSEDALVPLAAHLDVRFVAQDGQLKVILEGEDVSNEIRTETVGNTASQAAAFPRVREALLRRQRAFREAPGLIADGRDMGTVVFPDAPVKIFLDASAEERANRRMLQLQEKGFSVNFERLLAEIKERDDRDRNRAIAPLVAASDALLLDSTSMSIDEVIQRALAYATEILGLPQKQTR
- the rpsA gene encoding 30S ribosomal protein S1 — protein: MTESFAQLFEESLKTIETRPGSIVRGVVVSIDKDVVLVDAGLKSESAIPAEQFKNAQGELEIQVGDEVDVALDAVEDGFGETLLSREKAKRHEAWLMLEKAYEEAATVTGVINGKVKGGFTVELNGIRAFLPGSLVDVRPVRDTLHLEGKDLEFKVIKLDQKRNNVVVSRRAVIESENSAERDQLLENLQEGMEVKGIVKNLTDYGAFVDLGGVDGLLHITDMAWKRVKHPSEIVNVGDEITVKVLKFDRERTRVSLGLKQLGEDPWVAIAKRYPEGTKLTGRVTNLTDYGCFVEIEEGVEGLVHVSEMDWTNKNIHPSKVVNVGDVVEVMVLDIDEERRRISLGLKQCKANPWQQFAETHNKNDRVEGKIKSITDFGIFIGLDGGIDGLVHLSDISWNVAGEEAVREYKKGDEIAAVVLQVDAERERISLGVKQLAEDPFNNYLSVNKKGTIVTGKVTAVDAKGATVELAGGVEGYLRASEASRDRIEDATLVLSVGDEVEAKFTGVDRKNRVVSLSVRAKDESDEKEAIAVVNNKPDESNFSNAMAEAFKAAKGE
- the ycaO gene encoding 30S ribosomal protein S12 methylthiotransferase accessory factor YcaO; its protein translation is MTQTFIPGKDAALEDSISRFQQKLADLGFNIEEASWLNPVPHVWSVHIRDRDCPLCFTNGKGASKKAALASALGEYFERLSTNYFFADFYLGKEIANGDFVHYPNEKWFPIPADNSLPAGILDERLHDFYDADKELTGSDLVDLQSGNPERGICALPFTRQSDLQTVYIPMNIIGNLYVSNGMSAGNTANEARVQGLSEVFERYVKNRIIAESISLPEIPADVLARYPGVVEAIAKLEEEGFPILSYDASLGGNYPVICVVLFNPSNGTCFASFGAHPDFGVALERTVTELLQGRSLKDLDVFTAPTFDDEEVAEHANLETHFIDSSGLISWDMFKQDADYPFADWSFSGTTEEEFATLMAIFDKEDAEVYIADYEHLDVYACRIIVPGMSDIYPAEDLLLANNSMGAHLREQLLALPDSDFSQETYLEMITQMDDEGLDDFTRVRELLGIASGKDNGWYTLRVGELKSMLALAGGDLDQALTWAEWAHEFNSSVYSDERNNYYRCLQTLLQLSLEEDRDPAQYYGAFVKMYGQDAVDHASAAISGEERFYGLFAVDADLKALPSHQGLLAAYEKLQAAKRRYWLKK
- the aroA gene encoding 3-phosphoshikimate 1-carboxyvinyltransferase, with protein sequence MESLTLQPVALVNGTINLPGSKSVSNRALLLAAFAQGTTRLNNLLDSDDVRHMLNALTKLGVTHRLSADRTHCDIDGLGGAFQPSEALELFLGNAGTAMRPLAAALCLGAHDVVLTGEPRMKERPIGHLVDALRQGGAEIEYLEQEDYPPVRLRGGFKGGEVTVDGSVSSQFLTALLMTAPLAAADTTIRIKGDLVSKPYIDITLNLMKTFGVTVENQNYQEFRIKGQQTYVSPGTYLVEGDASSASYFLAAAAIKGGTVRVTGIGKNSMQGDIRFADVLEKMGAKITWAEDYIECSRGSLTGIDMDMNHIPDAAMTIATTALFAQGPTTLRNIYNWRVKETDRLAAMATELRKVGAIVEEGEDYIRVEPPQSLTFAEIGTYNDHRMAMCFSLVALSNTPVTILDPKCTAKTFPDYFDRLAGISTLA
- the serC gene encoding 3-phosphoserine/phosphohydroxythreonine transaminase, producing MTQVYNFSAGPAMIPAEVLRRAQQELCNWHGLGTSVMEISHRSKEFIQVAEESERDIRELMNIPSNYKVLFCHGGARAQFAAIPLNLLGDKTTADYIDGGYWAHSAVNEAQKYCTPNVIDVTTTVDGKRGILPMSQWALNKDAAYVHYCPNETIDGVAIDEVPDFGDKLVIADYSSSILSRPVDVNRFGVIYAGAQKNIGPAGLTLVIVREDLLGRARKELPSILDYTVLAENDSMFNTPPTFAWYLSGMVFKWLKEQGGLREMEKRNRAKAELLYGTIDRSDFYRNDVAQANRSWMNVPFQMADASLDKLFLEQSQKAGLHALKGHRVVGGMRASIYNAMPIEGVKALTDFMADFEKSHG